The Mytilus edulis chromosome 5, xbMytEdul2.2, whole genome shotgun sequence genomic interval TGAAAAAGTAGTGGTAACAAGgtccaaaaaaaagtaaaatcacaaaaatactgaactccgagaaaaattcaatcggaaagtccctaatcacaaaCCATCATAGTTCTCGCTGCGCACACTTAAAAATAAGCTTCATATTGTGTTTCACAGCTGACTTTTTACGATATCaatatgcagacaacctgatattTGGTACTTTTTGGCTGGTTATCTGACTCTAAGAGATCTCATATTGCTCGAGGCATGGTCGCGGGCAATATTTGGTATCGCAgggatattatttttttgtatctgCTTGTGTTGACATCTCATCGAAGTCATACCACCAtactattatttcatttattttaaaaaaagattcaTTTATCATGATAATGTTTTCTTCTCAAATgacaataaattgttttattgctattttttttatatataagtctTAATTCGATTGATGTTTCCTTGTCTTCAAATGACATTTTCCAGAGGAAATTATTTAATCCAAGAAATCTTCGAATAAAGGTAATTGGAATCCCAAATGAAACAACGAAAAAAAAGTATGCAAAATGATAGAttcaaaatgaacatttttttttatatattttcagcaCTTCTGCCGATCAGAGGGAGCGCATTTAGTCAGGGTCGATTCAGTAGATGAAATGAATTTCATCAAGAATGAAATAGATTTATTGCCAGGTATTAATAATGCCTACCTATGTTAAAATTAGGTAAAAACACATAGAGATTGGAAAGAATAAGGGGAAGGAAATTCagtcaatgaaaacaaatttacatTTACTGCGATGCGAACCAATTCATTGAAAAATTGGTGGTTCAAGTTTTCGCCATGGTTCAGTAAAAATAGTTCGATTTCCACGAAGATGAACACTGAGGGTGACATACCCATAGCCAGGGAGGTTAAAAACAAATAAgtactgttaaagtcaacgttctgtttgaattgtgactgttaaagttgaGTTCGCAAgtccaaataccccccccccccccttccccccgtTTTTAAAATTCATGGCTAGACTACGGGCCTGGTGCTATacaatttgttaaattttagagGAAAATATTCATTGAATCTTCTATATATACAGGTAGTCGACCTTcttatggatagaaacaagtgcctgtggctaTGAGATTAATATTAAAGTTACATAGTTACAAATCGTTGTATAAAAACTTTTGCTGGACTATTGCTGTTAAAATTATAAGTAGATATTTTGGACATAACTACTGTAATTATCATCATTTATATCATGTAACATTTCAAAGTATTAaagatttatattaattaaatgtGATTCAGTTTCTaataaatatacattatattaaaacaaaaaataggaCAGTACTGGTTAGATGGCGTAGACGATGTTGTTGAGGGAGATTGGCGCTGGGCGTCAACTTATAGTAGAATTGAAACCAAATTTTGGTATCCTGGAGAACCGAACCAAAATTCACGATCGGAAAACTGTATGGAAACTGCTAGTCGCTACCACGGCCTTTGGAATGATGAAGACTGTGGTAATCATCAATATAGTATTTGTGAAAAAGAAACAGTGCAGTAATAATAAACGGCGTTGCCATTTTCCCGACTCACACATtatttgtcaatatttatttAGCCTGGTTTCAATAGAGacgtaaaataaaatgtatgtatgAGAGTATGCTATCATTTCTAGACGAGCAAGAGACCTTGCTAACGCGTCTTACTGAGCGGAATCAGAGCTCGAATGACTGATGTCAAAGTAAAAGCATTTGAGAACCTTTGAACCCTATTAAATTTGAAATGTGTCTGTACCAATGTCACCAATAGTTGTTCGGATGAGAATTTTACCCCGGGATTTATATGAACATCTAATTTTTATGGCCAATTGCTATGCACAGGGAGAATTAATGTTGACCCTTGTCCGTCTACACATGTacgtctgtcagtccgtcccgAGTTTGTTttatctttagtttgcctcaaacgAATGTGTTATAACTTATACACAAATCTAAATACCCCAAACGCAGATCAACTCGAATTAGGGTTGCGTCACATTCATCTTTTTTGAATCAtaataatagagaaaaaaaacaaaggatatggtgTATCTATTCATGTTTCAAAATCAGTACATTCACagtaaaaatacacaaaaagcaaaggaatagcactttttattgctgttcttcatctcagtCAAAATgaagccttcaacacggaacaaaAAAACCCCACAAAAGTGACAAAAGTAAAAgcaaaagtataataaaaaaagtcataaacaaaaacaaaaacataacaaaaatgaacaacaaaataaactCTCAACTCAATGCAATTTTTTAGACGGCCCAAAACAGAGGTTTGAGCGGATTTCTTTGCAAAGTGATTCGGATACTTTATGAAATGTAACGCCACCAAATCGGGTCCggtaaaaaagaacaaaattacaGTTCCagtagatattaaaaaaaatattttagtaatCAAGGTAATAAATGAAGGACTGGTGATCCTTGTAGAGCACATATTGACTGATAATTATGAATAATACAAAAACGTGTGAATGAAAATTGAGGACATATATTGCCTGTTTCTCAAACATGAAGTAAATGGTTTGGTGTTTATTAAGTTCGGGTAACCATGCAGTACAGTGTGATATATAAAAACTAGTATAGTGAATTCGTCCTCATAAGATGGTTCTCAGTGAACATTTTAACGTGGATAGGAATGAGGGACAAGAATAGGTGCTGCTCGTCGTATTAAAATTTGAGTACATAAACTGGCTTACCATTGAGAGAATGATGTGGCACCCTAAAGATAAGTTATCTCACGAACAAACACACCAGTTctatgaaaaacaaagaaaacacggGAAACTTGCTATGGCCTCCACATAGCAAAAGAAACAAACTCAGTTgctataatagaaaaacaaaggatatggggtagcAGTTCATGACACCAAATTTGCAAATCCGCACTTTTACTATATTTTGCTAAACCAAATATTAtggaacttatacacaatgcttattatttCCAAACACAGATCGGACTCCAATATGAGGGCGTCACTTTCACTGTATTTGTCATTTGTAGTTAATtcatgcgctacgcgcattcgtgaattaatgtgctgctcggtcactcgttgaatatttttctctttttgaattcttcgattagtaaTTTGAAAAATAGAATGAACAATCCCAAACTTGTGACGAATACTTATGGCCACTCTAACGGAAATCAGCATTGTATTGTACAATATGAATCAGCAGgtttgtaattaatttttttaattatttctagaAGTTCAAGTTAAATCTTTTACTTAATTTGATGGATCATTTGCTTTGAAATTACTTCCATCTTGTCGTTATACGCTCAGGGTTCATCGTGAAAGCGAGGACACTTATTTTAGATAAGCACTTCATGTAAGCCAAAACTTAATTACAAGCATTCATGAGACAATGAGTCGGTGTAAGGCTGACTGTAAATTATCTGAACAAGTTCACTTCTTGTCGACCGCCGACGGACCTCATAATCATTTCAAACATTCTAATAGATGTCGCTCAACTTTGGTCTATTAAGTTTTGCTTTTCGTGGTTTTATCAAAATCgtgtcatttatttttcaacacagacaagaaataagaaacattgaatTCGCTTTGGTTACCTTCAATTTCAGGAGCGGATTTAGATTGGACCAGATTATCACTTAGAAAGGCTACGTTTGTGAGTAAGGCAGACTTTTTACCTTGAACACTGTGTGTAGTCTGGGGGTTCCCGGGCAcccctttttcaaaatttatcCTGGGTCCGCATCTTAGTGTGTTAGCGTATTTGTCCTTTGAAATAACTGTATATTTACattgacaatgaaaccacatctCCTCAATTTTAGATGATGGTTAAACAAAAAATGTCGAAAATGTAttccgtttttttttctatagcttCTCTCATGCGACACATGCGACAGTGGTACCTTTTttaacaaatacttctcaagaattttagaaaaaaaaagacaacttgGAACGGCACCAGCTAGGCTATAATTTAATTcaagaatatttatcaaaactcatatgggtcattttcaaaaaatgtcgaattttgaaataaaaaaaatatttaaaagttacttattcaaacaaccctctacataagcaaatcaaaacaaacagtactttaagaacaacatattaaaagatgcaatctaaatgatgtcatacaagaattgaaacattttttgatcggtggtacaatattttgtctatcctgttaccattttcaaaagaaattttgggttattaagaaaaggtttagataaaatgttaagcttgatTTACGTAGTCAATCACATGAAccagatggttttcaagagaataaacttctatacatattcattctgtaatataatagattatttgccaattttccaggctgtactgaaaaatgcctctaaaaattggttttcaaaggttgtaaaaattaccaccagtaatgcaagtctaaagatagcaatttatattgttcggcattttttcaccctttcaaataaatccaacatcaagtaaatccctcataagttagtttacatTTCTCCttatttcgttggtaacaggaacgtacgtttctgatatatcactatataaaagtctatcctgttacctttttgtctttCCTGTTACCtataaccatagcaaccatagtaacaggatagacataacaggaaagacaaatttcttcgtttttgattgctgttgtgaaataactactccctttggtgaagtgattatggttttctattgtgaatttgtttCCAACACGTTAATATACTGTTGGagtaattaatcaaaattgttggtaacagcatagacattaAAAAAAGTACactcatttttttcactaaatgtcttgaaatttcttttctctatactggcgttcaagaaacgaggcgttttaaatataaagattactttgcacttctgagatcaacactgactgattcaatattcattgggagaataatttaacggctgatttaagtatgcgGTAACAGGATATTAGACATCAACCTcccgtacgctgattgaatttagtttgtagataatatgttataTACAATGATAAAGAGGCTtcgatttttcgttagagtaataattaacgttcttaaaaagtcccttttgcagatatcatggcgatcagaaaatcgtaaaaatatcatttgaaatgtgtttttctgacactgtacgcacacaaatacccccaaaatcggacttaaatgcagttaaatcttatcaaaatagatgtaaggtgtatTTAAtcattaatgttctgaatcacaaatccgacaagctttcatttaaaccattacaactgaaatttccattagaaataaaaaaaaaaaaaaaaaaaatagcattcgtgtactgaaaattcgacattttttgaaaatgacccatatatgtAAGTAATACATAATGATGGGAATAAGAAGGAAAGCTTTTgcaaatagtgcattttttttttacttcgggttcataaattttctgttaaaaatttCACTTGATCGTTCAAAAATAGTACTGATGGTTTAAAACAAAGACAGGTGTTTCATtcacacaaaaacacaaaaaaaatctttgtgCATTTTTGCCGAAAAAAATAGCACGATTTTGTGAATGAAAGAGCAAGTATAGATCCTTACAAGTTACGCGGAGCACTCGcgaatgtttatttttttgtgcgcctgtccaaagtcagaaaccTGTTGgtcagtggttgtctttggtttGATATGtctgcaatatttgtttttcgtaaattcgTTTGGTATTaaataggccgttagtttccAATTGACTTGTTTAATATTCTTAGTGCTTTTGAAATCGAATATATTATATACCAGGATACCAGGTTACTTcattgcaattgaatgaaaatagttaaaaaaaaaatgacaagactTTAAGTGGCTCTCGATACTCAAGATTAGTCAAATTCACAACATATGGTGTAACCAGATTTTTGGTAACGGCGATGTTTGTCaccttaataacgtgttatagtattcttttatttgtctttatgaatataacttttactgtttagtgtgtttttggtgatatcaAATTAACATGtatgtctatatgccttttttgtttttgtgtgtgatttttttttttttttttttagatatgacGTATCTCTGTTCTTATACATCtcgttattgtgctatggtatgttttgtattcttgtcCTTCATTTTTGATGTGCTTTTACTTTATGCCTTTATGtgcttctttgtttatttttaacgtgattaagatcataacacaacgttgtcaatataatggaattttatcctactgtcattcaagtgagatgtttacctagctataaaaccaagctAAATCCGCTATTTTCTACCTGAAAACAATACTGtatcaattcaggaatatgacagttgttatccattcgtttgatttgctTGAGGATTTTGCTTTTATACCAAATACAGGTGAAGTTGGAATATTGCTACCGagttaaaatcgtctcgtttgtcataaatCCATTTGTGTACGGACTGTACTGACTGATATTTTAGTCTTTGGTACATGATATtttcattagttgttattggctttgaactagctgtcagtatcTGCGAGTATATCGTTATTCAGATAAGATATAATAGCGTTCTGAGAAGGATAAAGAGTACTCTTATGGTTACAAATGCAATATGAATTTTAAGGGCCGTCGATCATTCTAAGATGACTTCAAGAAAAGTAGATGATCTTAAGATGATCGTAAGCACTAAGATTGCTTCATGAAACTGGCCCCATACATAACTTTGCGGTAGGGAGTTATATAAGGGgtcttgtttaaaattattttttcgtTAAGTTGGACTTATAGTATACATATTATATTCTTTATCTTGCCTAATTTCACCCAAGTACATCCTATAGTGATATACTAtaaaaggcaatagtagtatactgctgttaaaTGAATAACGATATATTAAAATACGATTGAGGattattatatgttttgtttgaTCTTCTTTggataacaaaatcaaaataaataaatgaagataACAATAAGTTTTGGACACTCGTAATTACCAGGATTACTGCAATCTAGTTTAAATCAACTTTCAGTAATTACACACAGAAACaacaatgtgtccatagtatGCCCGACTCACACTATTATTTTCTTAGTTcggttgaccgtgaaattggggtcaaaactctaattaaaattataaagaacaTATCACGAGGAACACGTGTACCACGTTTCAAGTTAAATCCAGAGAAGCGCTTCTGGGCCCGTATGCATAcagctacttaagttaagattttccttagtaaacacttaagttaaggaaactccgccctttttatctaagtggtatgcataaaaaatcttaaactatACATGCTaccttaatttttcaaaaatagttaaaaatcagTCGAAAGTATGCGGTTTTTTTCAGAACATTGATAGGTTACTTACAATTTAATTGATTAATAACTATATCAGTAATAAAATACTTATTATTCGTTTATTTATTGCTAAATATTAACGATTTTCGTGATTTTCTTCAAATCACGTATAATCAACAAATTAAGAGATAACAGTGGGTAGTTATATATACTATTTCCTAATCTCGTTGTTATGTATACCGAAAAGTACTCCGTTTTTATACTCGTGTAATTCATGGtactatttttcttttgtttagtCTGTACGTGCACGTTTTTTTAAATCGTTAAAATACACCGCGCGGTATCAATTGTAAAAGAATGAAGAGAGAGCATGCAAAACCATTTTCTATATGTGTGtcagtgtgtgtgtgtgtgtgtgtgtgtgggggggggggggggggggggcgcatttggattttcaatttagttttattCTAAAGATGTAGGGAAGGCATACCCTAAAAAAATCACTTACAGGCCGGACAACATCGAAAAGTTTTAAGACTTGCCCAGAGGT includes:
- the LOC139524173 gene encoding C-type lectin domain family 17, member A-like produces the protein MSLLSIGLVLTYFNCIFAACPPGWIAGTSSSSCYLFNQKSLNWLSASHFCRSEGAHLVRVDSVDEMNFIKNEIDLLPGQYWLDGVDDVVEGDWRWASTYSRIETKFWYPGEPNQNSRSENCMETASRYHGLWNDEDCGNHQYSICEKETVQ